Proteins encoded in a region of the Agromyces protaetiae genome:
- a CDS encoding ABC transporter permease, whose amino-acid sequence MSALYRLTTTESRLFFREPISVIFALLLPPVLLVVLGLIPSFREPNEGLGGLRLIDIYTPIVVAIAITTLAITGLPQQFATYREKGVLRRMRTTPVRPVAMLGALLIMSTVMSLFTLVAVLGIARFGFDVELPQLPAAYLTAYLLTALAMFAVGLLVASLAPSGAAASAIGLVLFFPMLFFAGLWIPRDAMSDVLRTISDFTPLGAGVQALQDAAAGEWPQLLHVAVMLGWTIVAGALAARYFRWE is encoded by the coding sequence GTGTCCGCGCTCTACCGACTCACCACCACCGAATCCAGGCTGTTCTTCCGCGAGCCGATCAGCGTTATCTTCGCGCTGCTCCTTCCACCGGTGCTCCTCGTCGTGCTCGGCCTGATTCCGTCATTCCGGGAACCGAACGAAGGCCTCGGCGGCCTGCGCCTCATCGACATCTACACCCCCATCGTCGTCGCGATCGCGATCACCACGCTGGCGATCACCGGACTGCCCCAGCAGTTCGCGACGTACCGTGAGAAGGGCGTGCTCCGCCGAATGCGGACAACCCCGGTCAGGCCCGTCGCCATGCTCGGCGCCCTGCTCATCATGTCGACGGTGATGTCCCTGTTCACGCTCGTGGCCGTGCTGGGCATCGCCCGGTTCGGTTTCGACGTGGAGCTGCCGCAGCTGCCGGCCGCATATCTGACCGCGTACTTGCTCACGGCGCTCGCGATGTTCGCTGTCGGGCTGCTCGTGGCTTCCCTGGCACCGAGCGGCGCGGCCGCGAGCGCGATCGGGCTCGTCCTGTTCTTCCCGATGCTGTTCTTCGCGGGGCTGTGGATCCCCCGCGACGCGATGAGCGATGTCCTGCGGACGATCAGCGATTTCACGCCGCTCGGCGCCGGAGTGCAGGCGCTGCAGGACGCCGCCGCCGGTGAGTGGCCGCAGCTGCTGCACGTGGCTGTCATGCTGGGGTGGACCATCGTCGCAGGCGCCCTGGCTGCGCGATACTTCCGCTGGGAGTAG
- a CDS encoding response regulator transcription factor, whose protein sequence is MISLLIVDDHPVVRDGLRGMFSADPRFRVVGEAGDGAEAVALGARLSPDVILMDLRMPGGDGVTAIRELAERRVTSRVLVLTTFDTDSDVLPAVEAGATGYLLKDAPREELFRAVEAAARGETSLAPAVANRLLGQLRQPASTTPSKRELEVLELIARGMSNREAARQLFVSEATIKTHLLHIYAKFDVKDRAAAVAVGFSRGYLSSTS, encoded by the coding sequence GTGATCTCACTACTCATCGTGGATGACCACCCGGTGGTCCGGGACGGCCTGCGCGGCATGTTCTCGGCAGACCCGCGATTCCGGGTCGTCGGCGAGGCCGGCGACGGTGCCGAGGCGGTCGCGCTCGGAGCGCGGCTCTCGCCCGACGTGATCCTCATGGATCTCCGCATGCCGGGCGGCGACGGGGTCACCGCGATCCGTGAGCTGGCCGAGCGTCGGGTGACGTCCCGCGTCCTCGTGCTCACGACGTTCGACACCGACAGCGATGTGCTGCCCGCCGTCGAGGCGGGAGCGACCGGCTACCTCCTCAAAGACGCGCCCCGCGAGGAGTTGTTCCGCGCCGTCGAGGCCGCAGCACGGGGCGAGACCAGCCTCGCTCCCGCAGTCGCCAACCGGCTTCTCGGGCAACTCCGCCAGCCCGCATCGACGACCCCGTCCAAACGCGAGCTTGAGGTCCTGGAGCTGATCGCGCGCGGCATGTCGAACCGTGAGGCCGCACGCCAGCTCTTCGTGAGCGAGGCGACGATCAAGACGCACCTGCTGCACATCTACGCGAAGTTCGACGTCAAGGACCGCGCGGCGGCCGTCGCCGTCGGATTCTCGCGCGGATATCTGTCGAGCACCTCTTAG
- a CDS encoding citrate synthase: MNFPGGSAEFPIRPAVDGASSIDLSTLTRQTGFTGLDYGFVNTASTESAITYIDGNQGILRYRGYPIEELAEHSTYLEVAWLLMYGELPTADELAEFDEKIRRHTLLHEDLKRFFSALPHTAHPMAVLSSAVAALSTYYEDSSDPHDPAHVELTSIRLLAKLPVIAAYAHKKSIGQAFLYPDNSLDFVENFLRLNFGNMAEPYTIDPTLAKALDRLLILHEDHEQNASTSTVRLVGSTGANLYSSISAGIQALSGPLHGGANEAVLQMLGRIQESGEGVAKFVERVKRKEDGVKLMGFGHRVYKNYDPRAKIVKQSADSVLEGLGVSDPLLDIAKELEQFALEDDYFKERKLYPNVDFYTGVIYKAMGFPTRMFTVLFAIGRLPGWIAHWREMNLDPHTKIGRPQQLYTGEPERHLPRR; encoded by the coding sequence CTGAACTTCCCCGGCGGCTCCGCCGAGTTCCCGATCCGCCCGGCGGTCGACGGGGCCTCGAGCATCGACCTGTCGACGCTCACCCGGCAGACCGGCTTCACGGGCCTCGACTACGGCTTCGTCAATACCGCCTCGACGGAGTCGGCGATCACCTACATCGACGGCAACCAGGGCATCCTGCGCTACCGCGGGTATCCCATCGAGGAGCTCGCCGAGCACTCCACCTATCTCGAGGTCGCCTGGCTGCTCATGTACGGCGAGCTCCCCACGGCCGACGAGCTGGCCGAGTTCGACGAGAAGATCCGCCGGCACACCCTGCTGCACGAAGACCTGAAGCGGTTCTTCTCGGCGCTGCCGCACACGGCGCACCCGATGGCCGTGCTCTCGAGCGCGGTCGCCGCCCTCTCGACGTACTACGAGGACTCCTCCGACCCGCACGACCCCGCTCACGTCGAGCTCACGAGCATCCGCCTGCTGGCGAAGCTGCCCGTGATCGCCGCGTACGCGCACAAGAAGAGCATCGGGCAGGCGTTCCTGTACCCCGACAACTCGCTCGACTTCGTCGAGAACTTCCTGCGCCTGAACTTCGGCAACATGGCCGAGCCGTACACGATCGACCCGACCCTGGCGAAGGCGCTCGACCGGCTGCTCATCCTGCATGAGGACCACGAGCAGAACGCGTCGACGTCGACGGTCCGCCTCGTCGGGTCGACGGGGGCGAACCTGTACTCGTCCATCTCCGCCGGCATCCAGGCCCTCTCAGGGCCGCTGCACGGCGGCGCCAACGAGGCCGTGCTGCAGATGCTCGGCCGCATCCAGGAGTCGGGCGAGGGCGTCGCGAAGTTCGTCGAGCGCGTCAAGCGCAAGGAAGACGGCGTGAAGCTCATGGGCTTCGGCCACCGGGTGTACAAGAACTACGACCCGCGCGCGAAGATCGTCAAGCAGTCGGCCGACTCGGTGCTCGAGGGCCTCGGCGTGAGCGACCCGCTGCTCGACATCGCGAAGGAGCTCGAGCAGTTCGCGCTCGAAGACGACTACTTCAAAGAGCGCAAGCTCTACCCGAACGTGGACTTCTACACGGGCGTCATCTACAAGGCCATGGGCTTCCCGACACGCATGTTCACGGTGCTGTTCGCGATCGGCCGGCTGCCGGGCTGGATCGCGCACTGGCGCGAGATGAACCTCGACCCGCACACGAAGATCGGGCGCCCGCAGCAGCTCTACACGGGCGAGCCCGAGCGGCACCTGCCGCGGCGCTGA
- a CDS encoding response regulator transcription factor, whose protein sequence is MKVLIVDDEPALRESLARSLRFEGYDVSTAVDGAEALQAVPEVRPHLLLVDVMMPRMDGVQLCRALRAGGDRTPILMVTARDAVRDRVRGLDAGADDYIVKPFAYEELLARVRALVRRTRTEGSDGDRLVVGDLSLDAATWWASRRSTVDLPYPTAGATLRSRRSGCGHGCAENGRSTMAAVPDLAADRRARPRRRRGRLGLVDRAALLPHHLG, encoded by the coding sequence ATGAAGGTGCTCATCGTCGACGACGAGCCTGCGCTGCGAGAGTCCCTCGCCCGCTCACTCCGATTCGAAGGCTACGACGTGTCGACGGCAGTCGACGGTGCCGAAGCGCTTCAAGCCGTCCCAGAAGTACGGCCCCACCTGCTGCTCGTCGACGTCATGATGCCACGCATGGACGGAGTACAACTCTGTCGAGCGCTGCGGGCCGGAGGCGACCGCACCCCGATCCTCATGGTGACGGCACGTGACGCGGTGCGAGATCGCGTTCGCGGGCTCGACGCGGGCGCCGACGACTACATCGTAAAACCCTTCGCGTATGAGGAACTGCTCGCCCGGGTGCGCGCGCTCGTTCGACGTACCCGCACCGAGGGATCAGACGGTGACCGCCTCGTGGTCGGCGACCTCTCACTGGATGCAGCGACCTGGTGGGCTTCACGGCGTAGTACGGTAGATCTCCCGTACCCGACGGCGGGTGCGACGTTGCGATCACGAAGGAGTGGTTGTGGGCACGGATGCGCCGAGAACGGGCGGTCAACGATGGCTGCGGTTCCTGATCTGGCTGCTGATCGCCGTGCTCGTCCTCGTCGCCGTCGCGGCCGGCTTGGGCTGGTGGACCGTGCAGCGCTCCTTCCCCACCACCTCGGGTGA
- a CDS encoding sensor histidine kinase, whose product MSIEAELREEYDRWERREITYIKALPYVLLAISTLITLLQPLWGGPQVIAAALGLTLAMTVWLVGLYTLSPKWHRNAPLMGLYYIGLMVLSAALVVTAPWYGIFAFVGYPHAFLFLRSGWRYVGVAATSAIMSISYVGGIDRIDDDGWWLWAAISVVSTALAAAFFRSATVSDQHSGKQREALAALHQANVKLEAALEENAGLHAQLLVQAREAGVLDERQRMAREIHDTLAQSLAGILTQLQAAEQVLDDPSAARRHVTTALGLARESLIEARRTVHAVEPHALAEAKLPDAIGEVTRRWSAAHEIPASLTTTGDPRPLHAEVEVTLFRAAQEALNNVAKHAHADRVGLTLSYMDDLVTLDIRDDGVGFEPAAARRTPGGGFGLAGMRQRVQRLAGRLDIESEPGAGTAISATVPAIPAGGAQ is encoded by the coding sequence ATGAGCATCGAGGCCGAGCTGCGCGAGGAGTACGACCGCTGGGAACGCCGGGAGATCACCTACATCAAGGCGCTCCCATACGTGCTCCTCGCGATCAGCACCCTGATCACGCTCCTGCAGCCGCTCTGGGGCGGCCCGCAGGTGATCGCGGCCGCGCTCGGCCTCACGCTCGCTATGACCGTCTGGCTCGTCGGCCTCTACACGCTCAGCCCGAAGTGGCACCGGAACGCGCCACTCATGGGGCTCTACTACATCGGCCTCATGGTGCTCTCAGCCGCGCTCGTCGTCACCGCGCCTTGGTACGGCATCTTCGCGTTCGTCGGCTATCCGCACGCGTTCCTCTTCCTCCGGAGCGGATGGCGGTACGTCGGGGTCGCCGCCACCTCGGCGATCATGTCGATCTCCTATGTGGGCGGCATCGATCGGATCGACGATGACGGCTGGTGGCTGTGGGCGGCGATCAGCGTCGTGAGCACCGCGCTGGCCGCCGCGTTCTTCCGCTCGGCCACCGTCTCGGACCAGCACAGCGGCAAGCAGCGGGAGGCCTTGGCGGCGCTGCACCAGGCGAACGTGAAGCTCGAGGCGGCACTGGAGGAGAACGCGGGCCTGCACGCCCAACTGCTCGTCCAGGCGCGCGAGGCCGGGGTGCTCGATGAAAGGCAACGGATGGCTCGGGAGATCCATGACACACTCGCGCAGAGCCTCGCGGGCATCCTGACCCAGCTGCAAGCCGCCGAGCAGGTGCTCGACGACCCCTCCGCCGCCCGCCGCCATGTCACGACGGCGCTGGGACTGGCGCGAGAGAGCCTGATCGAGGCCCGCCGCACCGTCCACGCCGTCGAACCTCACGCGCTCGCTGAGGCGAAACTCCCCGACGCGATCGGCGAAGTCACCCGGCGATGGTCAGCGGCGCACGAGATCCCCGCGTCGTTGACGACGACCGGCGATCCGCGCCCGCTGCACGCCGAGGTCGAGGTGACCCTCTTCCGTGCGGCGCAGGAGGCGCTGAACAACGTCGCCAAACATGCCCACGCCGACCGCGTCGGCCTCACCCTGTCGTACATGGACGACCTGGTGACGCTGGACATCAGGGACGACGGCGTCGGCTTCGAGCCCGCTGCGGCTCGGCGCACCCCGGGCGGCGGGTTCGGTCTGGCGGGCATGCGGCAGCGCGTACAGCGACTCGCCGGTCGCCTCGACATCGAGTCGGAGCCGGGCGCCGGCACCGCGATCTCGGCCACCGTGCCGGCCATTCCCGCAGGAGGAGCGCAGTGA
- the dapE gene encoding succinyl-diaminopimelate desuccinylase encodes MPQETVPAETVPVLDLTADAVAITKAICDIPSVSGDETALADAIVAALAGASHLEIVRDGDTVVARTNLGRERRVVIAGHLDTVPINRNLPTRYETIDGERYLWGRGTVDMKAGVAVQLKLALELVAPVYDITWMWYDHEEVSAELNGLGRLARHRPDLFAGDFAILGEPSNSRVEGGCNGNLRVELRAYGTRAHSARSWVGENAIHKLAPALERLAAYETEDVEVDGLVYREGLNAVGVTGGIAGNVIPDEAMLHVNYRFAPSRTVADAIAIVSGLFPEYELTVVDEAEGARPGLDADFAQAFVAAVGGEARPKYGWTDVARFSAMGIPAVNFGPGDPLKAHADDERVATDQILSCERALRSWLAGTASTGTASTGTA; translated from the coding sequence ATGCCGCAGGAGACCGTCCCCGCCGAGACCGTGCCCGTGCTCGATCTGACCGCGGACGCGGTCGCCATCACGAAGGCGATCTGTGACATCCCGAGCGTCTCGGGCGACGAGACCGCGCTCGCCGACGCGATCGTCGCGGCGCTCGCCGGGGCGTCGCACCTCGAGATCGTGCGCGACGGCGACACGGTCGTCGCCCGCACGAACCTCGGCCGCGAGCGGCGGGTCGTGATCGCGGGGCACCTCGACACCGTGCCGATCAACCGGAACCTGCCGACCAGGTACGAGACGATCGACGGCGAGCGGTACCTGTGGGGCCGCGGGACGGTCGACATGAAGGCCGGGGTCGCGGTGCAGCTGAAGCTCGCGCTCGAGCTCGTCGCGCCCGTCTACGACATCACGTGGATGTGGTACGACCACGAAGAGGTCTCCGCCGAACTGAACGGCCTCGGCCGGCTCGCGCGGCACCGCCCCGACCTGTTCGCGGGCGACTTCGCGATCCTCGGCGAGCCGTCGAACTCGCGCGTCGAGGGCGGGTGCAACGGCAATCTCCGGGTCGAGCTGCGCGCCTATGGCACGCGCGCGCACTCGGCGCGCAGCTGGGTCGGCGAGAACGCGATCCACAAGCTCGCGCCCGCACTCGAGCGGCTCGCGGCCTACGAGACCGAGGACGTCGAGGTCGACGGGCTCGTGTATCGCGAGGGGCTGAACGCCGTCGGCGTGACGGGCGGGATCGCGGGCAACGTCATCCCCGACGAGGCGATGCTGCACGTGAACTACCGCTTCGCGCCCAGCCGGACGGTCGCCGACGCGATCGCCATCGTGAGCGGCCTCTTCCCCGAGTACGAGCTGACGGTCGTCGACGAGGCCGAGGGCGCGCGCCCCGGTCTCGACGCCGACTTCGCGCAGGCGTTCGTCGCCGCCGTCGGTGGCGAGGCCCGGCCGAAGTACGGCTGGACGGATGTCGCACGCTTCAGCGCCATGGGCATCCCGGCCGTGAACTTCGGCCCGGGGGATCCGCTGAAGGCGCACGCCGACGACGAGCGCGTCGCGACCGATCAGATCCTCTCCTGCGAACGCGCGCTCCGCTCGTGGTTGGCGGGCACGGCGTCGACTGGCACGGCGTCGACGGGCACGGCCTGA
- the dapD gene encoding 2,3,4,5-tetrahydropyridine-2,6-dicarboxylate N-succinyltransferase, with product MPSNDAASSPARLAWGHGLATRASDGTVLDTWYPAPALGARPADAAPLDDDVLALAGADERRAVTVEPVTVEIDLDAPPAGTSDAYLRLHVLSHLLAAPNTVNLEGVFGHLPNVAWTNAGPVRPADFDRLRPALQRAGIHVTGLDKFPRLLDYVTPERVRVADASRVRLGAHLAPGTTVMHEGFVNFNAGTLGASMVEGRISQGVVVGDGSDIGGGASIMGTLSGGGTQRVSIGERALLGANSGIGISIGDDTIVEAGLYVTAGTKVAVVGATGEAPRTVKAAELSGQPNLLFRRNSLTGQVEVLERSGAGVTLNTALHA from the coding sequence ATGCCCTCGAACGACGCCGCCTCCTCCCCTGCCCGCCTCGCCTGGGGTCACGGCCTCGCCACCCGCGCGAGCGACGGGACCGTGCTCGACACCTGGTACCCGGCGCCCGCGCTCGGCGCACGGCCCGCCGACGCGGCGCCGCTCGACGACGACGTGCTCGCGCTCGCGGGCGCCGACGAGCGACGTGCGGTCACGGTGGAGCCGGTCACGGTCGAGATCGACCTCGATGCGCCGCCGGCCGGCACGTCGGATGCCTACCTGCGCCTGCACGTGCTCTCACATCTGCTCGCCGCGCCGAACACCGTCAACCTCGAGGGGGTCTTCGGGCATCTGCCGAACGTCGCGTGGACCAACGCCGGGCCTGTGCGCCCCGCCGACTTCGACCGGCTGCGCCCGGCGCTGCAGCGCGCGGGCATCCACGTGACCGGGCTCGACAAGTTCCCGCGCCTCCTCGACTACGTGACCCCCGAGCGGGTGCGGGTCGCGGATGCCTCGCGCGTCCGCCTCGGCGCGCACCTCGCGCCGGGCACCACGGTCATGCACGAGGGCTTCGTGAACTTCAACGCCGGCACGCTCGGCGCCTCCATGGTCGAAGGCCGCATCTCGCAGGGCGTGGTGGTCGGGGACGGCTCCGACATCGGCGGCGGCGCCTCGATCATGGGCACGCTGTCGGGCGGCGGCACCCAGCGCGTCTCCATCGGCGAGCGTGCGCTGCTCGGCGCGAACTCGGGAATCGGCATCTCGATCGGCGACGACACCATCGTCGAGGCCGGTCTGTACGTCACGGCGGGCACCAAGGTGGCGGTCGTCGGTGCCACGGGTGAGGCCCCGCGTACCGTCAAGGCCGCCGAGCTGTCCGGACAGCCGAACCTGCTCTTCCGCCGGAACTCGCTCACCGGCCAGGTCGAGGTGCTCGAACGCTCGGGCGCGGGCGTGACCTTGAACACCGCACTGCACGCCTAG
- a CDS encoding DUF3117 domain-containing protein produces the protein MAAMKPRTGDGPMEAVKEGRLIIVRVPLEGGGRLVVSVNDAEAKELYDVLGGVVNPA, from the coding sequence ATGGCGGCCATGAAGCCACGCACCGGAGACGGGCCTATGGAGGCCGTGAAGGAGGGTCGTCTCATCATCGTGCGGGTACCGCTCGAGGGCGGGGGACGACTCGTCGTCTCGGTGAACGACGCTGAGGCCAAGGAGCTCTACGACGTGCTCGGCGGCGTCGTGAACCCCGCCTGA
- a CDS encoding penicillin acylase family protein has product MLVLVAVAAGLGWWTVQRSFPTTSGELEVSGLREPVTVMRDASGIPSIVAENDHDLFFAQGFVHAQDRFWEMDFRRHVTAGRLAELFGESQVPTDAFIRTLNWRGIAEVEYTMLDETSRAFYDAYAEGVNAYLDQRSGADLSLEYAVLALQNPGYSPEPWSGVDSIAWLKAMAWDLRSNLEDEVDRALLATALPPEEVARLHPGFAWGEMPTILGSPAGAAPASHGAPVPIEASAQPEASAQPEASALAEASVLAALRANLDAVPELLGPAGNEIGSNSWVVAGSLTETGLPLLANDPHLGASMPSVWAQMGLACATIDDDCTFDVSGYTFAGLPGVIIGHNARIAWGFTNLGPDVADLYLERAGAETYELDGAQVPLAIREETIEVAGGDPRTITVRSTARGPIVTDLGGAYATVAGDYPAAAGIDTGGGEIALSLQWTALTPGTTPQAVFAMNRAQDWAQFRAAAALFDVPAQNLVYADVDGNIGYQAPGDIPVRLAGDGTVPLPGWTSANGWAGSIPFDQLPHELNPARGYIVTANNAVAADAPLLTMDWDLGYRARSIEQRIDALVASGAPITSDDLADIQLDTADANAETLVPLIQSLQLDGDAARGQQLLAGWDARADADSAEAAYFAVFWRNLLDCMFAELPDGTKPSGGDRWISVVDRLIDEPESAWWTDAESGSSGRDAVIAHALASAWAEASDRLGDDPERWRWGRLHTLTLTNQSFGESGIAPIEWLFNRGPYEVGGGSAIPNAMSWDAQEGYEVRWVPSMRMVIDLADVDRSRWINLTGASGHAFHPHYADQTPKWQHGELIDWPHTREAVEAAARDTLKLTPSPVE; this is encoded by the coding sequence GTGCTCGTCCTCGTCGCCGTCGCGGCCGGCTTGGGCTGGTGGACCGTGCAGCGCTCCTTCCCCACCACCTCGGGTGAACTCGAGGTCAGCGGCCTGCGCGAGCCCGTCACGGTCATGCGCGACGCCTCCGGCATTCCCAGCATCGTCGCCGAGAACGACCACGATCTGTTCTTCGCGCAGGGCTTCGTGCACGCGCAGGACCGGTTCTGGGAGATGGACTTTCGTCGGCACGTCACCGCCGGGCGACTCGCCGAGCTGTTCGGCGAGTCGCAGGTGCCGACCGATGCGTTCATCCGCACGCTGAACTGGCGCGGCATCGCCGAGGTCGAGTACACCATGCTCGACGAGACCAGCCGCGCGTTCTACGACGCCTACGCCGAGGGCGTGAACGCCTACCTCGACCAGCGCAGCGGGGCCGACCTGTCGCTCGAGTACGCGGTGCTCGCGCTGCAGAACCCGGGCTACTCCCCCGAGCCCTGGAGCGGCGTCGACTCGATCGCCTGGCTGAAGGCCATGGCGTGGGACCTGCGCTCCAACCTCGAGGACGAGGTCGACCGTGCGCTGCTCGCGACGGCGCTGCCGCCCGAGGAGGTCGCCCGGCTCCATCCGGGATTCGCGTGGGGCGAGATGCCGACCATCCTCGGCTCCCCCGCCGGCGCGGCACCGGCATCGCACGGAGCGCCGGTCCCGATCGAGGCATCCGCCCAGCCCGAGGCATCCGCCCAGCCCGAGGCATCCGCCCTCGCCGAGGCATCCGTCCTCGCCGCGCTCCGCGCGAACCTCGACGCCGTGCCCGAGCTGCTCGGTCCCGCCGGCAACGAGATCGGATCCAACTCGTGGGTCGTCGCCGGCTCGCTGACCGAGACCGGCCTGCCCCTGCTCGCGAACGACCCGCACCTCGGCGCCTCCATGCCCTCGGTGTGGGCGCAGATGGGCCTCGCCTGCGCGACCATCGACGACGACTGCACGTTCGACGTCTCGGGCTACACGTTCGCCGGGCTGCCCGGCGTCATCATCGGTCACAATGCGCGCATCGCATGGGGCTTCACCAACCTCGGTCCCGACGTGGCGGACCTCTACCTCGAACGCGCCGGCGCCGAGACATACGAGCTCGACGGTGCGCAGGTCCCACTCGCGATCCGTGAGGAGACGATCGAGGTCGCCGGCGGCGACCCTCGAACGATCACCGTGCGCTCGACCGCACGCGGGCCGATCGTGACCGACCTCGGCGGCGCCTACGCCACCGTGGCGGGCGACTACCCCGCCGCGGCCGGCATCGACACCGGCGGCGGCGAGATCGCCCTGTCCCTGCAGTGGACGGCGCTCACCCCGGGCACCACGCCGCAGGCCGTCTTCGCGATGAACCGGGCGCAGGACTGGGCCCAGTTCCGCGCCGCCGCCGCCCTCTTCGACGTCCCGGCGCAGAACCTCGTGTACGCGGACGTCGACGGCAACATCGGTTACCAGGCCCCCGGCGACATCCCGGTGCGCCTCGCGGGCGACGGCACCGTGCCGCTGCCCGGGTGGACAAGCGCGAACGGATGGGCGGGATCGATCCCGTTCGACCAGCTGCCGCACGAGCTCAACCCGGCCCGCGGATACATCGTGACGGCGAACAACGCCGTCGCGGCCGACGCACCCCTGCTCACGATGGACTGGGACCTCGGCTATCGCGCCCGCTCGATCGAACAGCGCATCGACGCACTCGTCGCGAGCGGCGCACCGATCACCTCCGACGACCTCGCCGACATCCAGCTCGACACGGCCGACGCGAACGCCGAGACGCTCGTTCCCCTGATCCAGTCGCTCCAGCTCGACGGCGACGCCGCCCGTGGGCAGCAGCTGCTCGCCGGATGGGACGCGCGCGCCGACGCCGACAGCGCCGAGGCGGCGTACTTCGCAGTCTTCTGGCGCAACCTGCTCGACTGCATGTTCGCCGAGCTGCCCGATGGCACGAAACCGTCGGGCGGCGACCGATGGATCTCGGTCGTCGACCGGCTCATCGACGAACCCGAGTCGGCGTGGTGGACGGACGCGGAGTCCGGCAGCTCGGGTCGTGACGCGGTGATCGCCCACGCGCTCGCGAGCGCATGGGCCGAAGCGAGCGACCGCCTGGGCGACGACCCCGAGCGGTGGCGCTGGGGCCGGCTGCACACGCTCACGCTCACGAATCAGAGCTTCGGCGAGTCGGGCATCGCACCGATCGAGTGGCTGTTCAACCGCGGACCGTACGAGGTCGGCGGCGGCTCGGCGATCCCGAACGCCATGAGCTGGGATGCGCAGGAGGGGTACGAGGTGCGCTGGGTGCCGTCCATGCGCATGGTCATCGACCTCGCCGACGTCGATCGGTCGCGCTGGATCAACCTCACAGGCGCGTCAGGACACGCGTTCCACCCGCACTACGCCGATCAGACGCCGAAGTGGCAGCACGGCGAACTCATCGACTGGCCGCACACGCGCGAAGCCGTCGAGGCCGCCGCGCGCGACACGCTGAAGCTCACCCCTTCGCCGGTCGAGTAG
- a CDS encoding ABC transporter ATP-binding protein: MAIIEVDRLVKRYGAHTTVNGVSFSVREGEIFGILGPNGAGKTTTVECIEGLRPRDGGSIRVCGIDPQGDTGELRQLLGAQLQESELPDKLKVGEAMELYSSFYRDPVDWRELIGALHLTDKIGFQFRRLSGGQKQRLSVALAMIGNPKVVVLDELTTGLDPQARRDVWDLIETIRDRGVTILLVTHFMEEAERLCDRIAVIDAGKLVALDTPAGLIAKVEDRQRVRFRPTPSFDHGLLTELPEVDSVEHAGGQLVVTGTGNLLLAVTTTLARHQIVAADLRVEQATLDDAFVALTGRPIED; the protein is encoded by the coding sequence ATGGCAATCATCGAGGTGGACCGGCTGGTCAAACGCTACGGCGCGCACACGACCGTGAACGGAGTCAGCTTCTCCGTGAGAGAAGGAGAGATCTTCGGCATCCTGGGGCCGAACGGTGCAGGGAAGACGACCACGGTCGAATGCATCGAGGGGCTGCGCCCCCGGGACGGCGGGTCGATCCGTGTGTGCGGCATCGACCCGCAGGGCGACACCGGCGAACTCCGTCAACTGCTCGGCGCGCAACTCCAGGAGAGCGAACTGCCCGACAAGCTGAAGGTCGGAGAGGCGATGGAGCTGTACAGCTCGTTCTACCGCGATCCGGTCGACTGGCGGGAACTCATCGGCGCCCTGCACCTCACCGACAAGATCGGGTTCCAGTTCCGACGCCTGTCCGGCGGCCAGAAACAGCGACTGTCGGTCGCGCTCGCGATGATCGGGAATCCCAAGGTCGTCGTGCTCGACGAGCTCACGACCGGGCTCGACCCGCAGGCGCGTCGCGACGTCTGGGACCTCATCGAGACGATCCGCGACCGCGGCGTCACCATCCTGCTCGTCACCCACTTCATGGAGGAAGCCGAGCGGCTCTGCGACCGCATCGCGGTCATCGATGCCGGCAAGCTCGTGGCGCTGGACACCCCGGCCGGACTGATCGCGAAGGTCGAAGATCGGCAGCGCGTCAGATTCCGACCCACCCCGTCGTTCGACCACGGCCTGCTGACCGAGCTCCCCGAGGTCGACTCCGTCGAGCACGCCGGCGGTCAGCTCGTGGTCACCGGCACCGGCAACCTGCTGCTCGCGGTGACCACCACCCTCGCCCGCCACCAGATCGTGGCGGCCGACCTGCGGGTCGAGCAGGCCACGCTCGACGACGCTTTCGTCGCCCTCACCGGCCGACCGATCGAAGATTAG